A window of Carassius gibelio isolate Cgi1373 ecotype wild population from Czech Republic chromosome A3, carGib1.2-hapl.c, whole genome shotgun sequence genomic DNA:
TTTGGAGTTTGACACTGAACACATTGCAACCATAATTTGGACACATAAATGAGCAAAAATGCTTTACATgtcttgaaattattatttaacattgacTTTATTCACCTGTTTCTCATTGTGTCtcaataaaattaaagtaaatagtGTAAATTACATCACTAATGTCATATTATAGCACATTGTAACGcagttttacaaataataaataacagatcagagattaaaataatagcagatttgtctcattttaaatgaatagttaaaaCTGAgatttagggctgggcgatatataaaaaaaaaaaagatatctcgatattgtaaaaaaaatgtttatgataTTGGATATATATCTTGATATGTTTgcgtttgcatttaaataaaaacaaaacatgattttcttttgcccataaaaaaaaactatttagattGAACATCttatttaagcagttaaaaaaatctagaccaagagatcacttacttctttttattgaatgaatacatgtaggcctatatgtaactgaagcagtgcaaattaagtacagaaagtgcattctgtcaactttttagtccatgcaattcacaatttatactatgtaactgggataagtattttattttaattttttcaacaaGTTTTTAAGCTAAGAACACAAAACCTGTCAACTGTCTGcggttttaagagaagctctttggcatgaaactatgttcctactgacactaaaaaccctcttagatggggagctagttgctgaagcaaATAGCTgtttcttatatataaatatatatatataaatgaataccaaaGACTTTTGCATTCTCTCGGTCTATATTATGGAAACTGGTAAACATATCAGTGAAATTCCCCAATAGTAATTCCAAATGGCCATAGCctatgtttctctattcaaacatcagcagttgagtaagtgcatttattttgcaatcacaaatgcaaacaatacagttgagatctcatgacagaacacagaccagctgaacgacgctttcattagatcgctcaattccagcttgttagtgttttcagattatcGTCGGCGGCTCTTCAGCAATGAGGAGTGAGCACGtgcgcatggttgccagattgcttaaaataagcaaacaccgggcagaaaatgtatccttgtaacaGTGGAGATCTGATTCTGagatttaaactcttgttatctggcaaccgCTATCATTAAGCTCTTGTAGTAGAGGGGCGTAGAGCAGTCAGCAGTTACAGGTTCCTTTTTTGGACATTCGCgttcttttgggaaagtatgcttgaatttgaaatattcgatattcccgatatattcaaattttacatcGTCGTCAAAATTATTCCGATACTATCGCTAATaatcgatatatcgcccagccctactgagattaaaaatgtatttaagccAGAATAaaaattttactatggtaaaataaatattaaaaccacGTGTTACAACTTACTCCGAATTACTTTGTGCCTCGTGCTCCGCTATATTATTTAACACTTTTCTAGtaagttttgtctgtgtgtgaagacagtAGCGCAAAGCTGTGAATTAATGTTCCAAAGTTAAatgcactttaaacaaataaagtttaTGGTATTGAATGGTTTTAAAGTTGAATAAACTTAAACTTTAATTTTCAGTGCACTGATGTCAGACTCATTTTGGATAGTAAAGTTTGTCAAATTTTTAAATGCCCTGGCTACATTGCATATCTCTGTCATGCCATTATAAGTGTTTGATTACCACATTTGAGTGATCATTGCAAAAaatgtgttcatatatatatatatatatatatatatatatatatatatatatatatatatatatatatatatatatatatatatattctgtttatgtatatactgtattctatataTAGTACCAGTCAAATATTTGGACACACGAATGGGAAAGTGTCAAAATttttgactggtactgtactataatatacacaaagaatatcGGCTGATATATCGGTATCtgcaatttttgttttgtttttactccctaatatcggtacccaaaaaatccatatcggtcgggaaCTAGTTGAAAGTAATGATTTGCCATTCGATGAGTAAAGCTGCTGTCACATTTACAGTTTTTCAGCCTTTTTGCCACAAAATCAGGTAATTTCAGTAGGAGTTTTGAACAAAGGTGAAATATTTTCCCACACAGATTTCACCACGTTTAAAGGATTTGTTCACTTCCAGAGTTAaaattgtcaccatttactcaccctccacttgttccaaacctgtttgagttcctttcttctattgaacacaaaaaaattatattttgaacagtTTTCTGGCCACCATTGATACcaagatttttcaaaatatcttcttttgtggtcaataaaagaaagaaactcatacatgtttggaacgagtggggagtaagtaaatgatgacagaattttcattctggtAGTGGACTAATCCTTTATGTTGGTCATGTGGATTTGCTGTGTAGGCCAAAAGAAAGCTGTTTGGTTTGAATTGGCTTCTGTGTGAAGCGGTAATATTTCAGTGCCAACACTGCTTTCAGATTGATTGATTTTTGTGAAGAATGAGAGCTGCTTTCTGAAGATAAATTCCAAAACAAACAACTATGGGAAATGAATTATActataagaaatataaaaaaacagctgCGGAAAGAAAATCTTTTGAAAATCTTGACTGAAATATTGACTGTCATTTGACGCACTGAATTCGGAAGCATGTTGAGGTCAAAATTCAAACACAACTGCAAAATCAGTTTACATTTGCTTTTCCTGTTTATGCAGACACAATGGAACAATTCAAACACTTGAAACAgaataaatatttgaattcaCATATGCTCATAAGAAAAGTAGGATTTCTTGTTAAGTTTCTTTAAAGTCAATATTGCTCAATACTAACATGTGCGTAATTACTGTTtagttaaacaatattttaacatttgttgaagcctgtgtgtgtgtgtgtgtgtgtgtgtgtgtgtgtgcattggttTCAGCTGTTGGCTCAGTCGGTCCAGAATATTTGGTTATGGTCAAGTTTTTTTAGACTGCACACCACACCAGTTCAAGCCAAACTTATCATGCAGCCTCTAGTGGCATTCACAAAGCCACTTTGACCCTGTACGTCTGAGTTTTGATTTGAACTCATGTGTTAGAGCAGCTGGAGAACAAAGATGTGTGTGTAGAGTTTGCCGGTCTGTTGCTGGAGGAGCACTCACACCCTGATGCAATTTGGCACAACATCTGCTCTGTCTCTTCCTCTCAATATGACGGTCTTGTCTGATTCTAGTGTTTCATTTGAATTCATTTGTTTCACTATATTTGAGTCTTTCAAAGCTAAACTGAATTACTGACAAGAAATCTTCCTGTTTCCAGCAGCAGAAGCATTATGGCATCTAGAACTGCAGTAATCATCCTTCTTTCATGATATATCCATGTTCAAGACCACTGGTGCTCAATGAAGACTGTTATATTGTGCCTTGCAGCGTTCAAACTACATGCACCGGGAGGTGCTGCAGATAGCAGAGCTCTACCCCAACGTGAGAGCTACCCCCTGGCGCATGGTCACCATCTGGGGCGGGGCCAGTCTGCTGAAGGCCTACCTGCGCAGCATGCATGACCTGCTGTCCATGTTGGACTGGAATTGGGACTTCTTCATCAACCTCAGTGCCACAGACTTCCCTACCAGGTCAGCTTCATCTTAGTCAGTTCTACCAGTTCTACCAATTTTTTTCCGAGTAGTCGTTTTATATCATATGACCTAATGTAAGAGCTTGCAATAACACTGTTTGACTAGTGTTGCACTGTAGCACAATAATGTAATTCAGCTCTCCCtgatgcaattcaagagaagaagaAGCAGCGGCAGTGCTTCAGGGTAAACACAGCCAAACCGGAGGCCACTGAGCACGTCTGGATGTAAATATGTAGTGCTTtcctttaataacaaaataaacacatcaaAAGCTGACAGCGGTGAGAAGGCAGCAGTTTAATACGCATCTGATTACGGAGATGTGGATGAGCTCTGTAGTTCAGTACTCCAGTAGAGTACAGTCAAATCACGTTTATTTAGTTAGTGCTTTATGCAATAGGATAGCCTTAAATCAAGAAGCTTTacaatattattaaacaaaaaaacatttcattaaagtCATAGAttggtttgcagagatcaaaGCTTGATCCAGCTCAGGTCTGTTTTGATTCTCATaaccctataaggtatttgaaGAGAGATTATTtatccccaaaaaataaaatgtcttattACTTAACATTTATTTGGTTTCTTATCCATATGACTTACAAAAATATAGGTAATTAGGTAATTTTaggtaattaaataattaagtggTGAATAAAAGAGTTTCTCTGcaatctcattttgtgtgccaaatatatttatttgtataaattaattgtataactgtaattacataatatgattttcaaaagctgaagtgattaccttaatttgttagaatatgtataactaaatattttaactaattgcaaaagctTAATATTTGATAAATGTCTACTGATTAATCAGCAAAATAATCGATGATTAATCGTTCTAaaaatcgctagattaatcgattAGCAAAATAATAACCAAGCTACTCTGAGACCAATCATGAGTTGCTCTTGGGTATATTGCGATTTAgcgtttttaattaattaattcataaattttaCGTTCGATTCTATTAATTATTCACTTTTCACCAACTCACAATTCCCTCACGACACCTCAGCGAACTGGACTAAGTCATTTAGTAGATGAAGCCATTCCAAGAGATTGTTCGGATGATGCCTTCAGTGCTATCTTCGTGGAacaggcaatcccagaatgcattgcagtaaGGTCACTGAAAACAATTTGTGATTGGTTGATGATACtgatttaaagtgcccctattaagCCATTTCGAATGCTGCCTTTCACGCAGTGTGTAAAATAGCTGTCTGTGAATGTAAATTATCTGCAGTTGTAAAGCCAATAGTGCGAATCCCACTTCCATGATGCCACACATCACAAGGTACGCATTTGCATAATGCCCGTCTATGTTCTAcgttgatgttttttcttttttaatgcaaGCTGAATTAGCCAAATCAGTGTACATTGCCTGATGAACATGTAGACGTTGATACCGACCAAATCCTGTCTGCAGCAGCTAATTCCTTCCAGATGAAGACTTCACCCACAACACCCTGCAGTCAGCGATGGGTTTCTGACAtgatctctcctctcctctctcactgtCATCTAAAACAGGACCAACAATGAACTTGTGGCTTTTCTGTCCCAGAACCGTGACAAGAACTTCCTAAAGTCTCACGGCAGAGAGAACGCAAGGTAAACTCCTTTCCCTTTCAACTCTGAGGTTATTCCAGGTCAGGTTACTGGTTCCCATATACTATCTGCATCTTGGGATGCTGTAAATGACAGCTCAATCAAATTTATCTACTTTGTTTGTGGGCTGGGATTATGAAGATAGTTTTTCTTTTGGATCAGAGTTatgaattcattcatttaaatgattctaattgattaaaaaaataagtcaaacTCTAGCACTTATTTTGCTATTGAAGCAATTCTGTCTTGATGCTTTAATCCTTAAATCATGAGACGAGGAAGGATTCCCAGACCAGTCTAATGGCATGGCCTGTAGGAAACTTAATGTCCAAACTGTATGCATTAAAAATCAATGTGCTTTTCATAATGTGCCTAACTATGCAcaacagttaaatatttttttaaagaatttaatatttttattcagcatggacacattaaattgattaaaatgtacaataaagaTATTGTTAccaaaagtttgttttaattgcgtttactgtattttcatcaaataaatgcagccttgttaatCAGGTTAACCTCATTGACCTCACTGAATGGTAGTGAATATCACCAAAACAATTATTGTGAGAATTCAATATATCGAACCAGCTCTATATTCGGATGAATGATAATTAATAATGTCAgagaaaatgtaaagaaaatgatGTTTTTCAATTGTATAATTATAAGAAACGTAATCGTTGTTTTCATGTTTCTCTTAACATTCGGAAAAATTGTTTTATTGACAAGTGGTGTAATGAAGTATTAACCTTTACCTTGCACCTAAAATATTCAATTTCAGAACCTTTTCAAacatattcttaaaatatttaatagttgAATAGTGAATATCATAGATTTAAGGTTTgtaacatgaaatataaaaacacctgtacCATGCAGTCTACGACAGTGATATGGAATTGGAGCTCAATATAAAAGACTGTTCCAAACTACTTTTATAAAGTTTTTCTCTTTCGATTCAGGAATTTCAGCCTTTTAATGAGACTCCTTGTGTCATTCATTATGATTTCAGGATAGTTACACCGTCTTGACTCTGTTGACATGCCTCAAATAATGCAGCGGGGAAAGTGTTTATCATGGCATCAGTCAACATCCTGCTCTCTCCTGTCACGTAGGTTCATTAAGAAGCAGGGTTTGGACCGCCTGTTCCACGAATGTGACAACCACATGTGGCGTCTGGGCGAGCGCACCATCCCTGAGGGGCTGGAGGTGTCAGGAGGCTCGGACTGGTTCTCCCTCACGCACAAGTTTGTGGAGTATGTGGTAAACTCACAAGACGAGCTAGTGACGGGGCTCAAGCTGTTTTACACCTACGCTCTTCTGCCTGCTGAGGTACTTAACTAATCAAATTTAATCATAAAAGTTGAAATGACCTATTTGAAGAAACACGATGAATCACTGTTATTGTTGGGTATTAAATCTGGTTGAATCATAAATTGCTAAGTCTGTTGATGTGATACTCCATGGTAATTTGATCTAATTGGGACAGCAGTGAGCTGTAAACATTAAGTGATGTGTCCTTCCTCTCTGTCTGGTTTTCAGTCTTTCTTTCACACGGTGCTGGGAAACAGTCACATGTGCGATACTTTGGTCGACAATAATCTGCGTGTGACCAACTGGAACAGAAAGTTGGGCTGCAAGTGCCAATATAAGCACATAGTGGACTGGTGCGGCTGTTCACCAAATGACTTCAAACCCTCAGACCTCATCAGAATACAGGTCAGTGAACCGTTATGTGATCCCTGCAGTTATGTTGAGTCAGAAGCCACACTATATTGAAACAATCACAGTGAGTCTCATTCACTAACTGTGCATACAAACAATGTGCATGTTATTATTAGTGAATGGGAACCAGTGTCTTTCTTAGCAAACTGAATAGAAACTGCACCTGATCATAGACATTGAAACCACCTCAACCCTTCTTTCCTCCCATGATAGCAACTAACACGGCCTACGTTCTTCGCCCGTAAGTTCGAGTCCACTGTGAACCAGGAGGCTATTGAGATCCTGGACAACCATCTGTATGGCCAGTACCCTCCGGGCACAGTGGCACTGAAAGCGTACTGGGAGAGCCTGTTCGAGCAGGCTGATGGGGTCTCGTCCCTCAATGATGTGGCCCTCACGGCGTACTCCTCCTTCTTTAGACTTGGCCTCCATAAGCAGGAGACCACTCAAAGCAGTTCTGAGACCTGCAGGTGACAGACATATCCGTCCAATCCATTCATCCCTATTCATTTCACTTAATCCATCCAGCCTCCAGTCAGTCCCTTCATCCATCCCTCACAGTCATTGCTTAAATCGATCCCTCCATTCCCAATCAATCCATTCAAACCATCCCAATCTTTGTCAAAAATCCTTCCTTCCATCCCAAGTCCATCCATCTAATCCATCCCCCTTCAAAATCCATCctttcatccatccatttatccaatCCATCCGTCTTTCTATGCCAAACCACCCATCCATTCCAACCTATCCATCTATTCATTTCATCCTATTCTTTATCCCAATCCTTCCTTCCCAGTCCATCCATCCCTTCATCCAAACCCATCAATCCATTTATCCAGTCCATATCTTCATCAAAAGCCACCTTCCAtcccaatcatccatccatcccagTCTTTCTATCCCAATCATCACCCATCAAAATCCATCCTTTCATCCCAATCCATCTATCGCTCCAATCCATCCATGTATCCAATCCATCCCAGTCTTTCTATGCCAAACCATCCCTCCATTCCCACCCATCCATCTATCCAATCCATCCTAATCTTTCTATCCcaatccatccttccatcccAGTCCATTCATCCCAACCCATCTGTCCATTTTGTCCAATCCATCCCTTCATCAAAATCCACCTTCTAtcccaatcatccatccatcccaatCTTTCTATCCCAATCCATCCCTCCATCagcattcatccattcatctcaACCCATTTAGTCCATGCATCCATTCATTCCAACCCATCCGTCCATTTATCCAATCCATCCCTTCTTCAAAATCCACCTTCCatcccattcatccatccatcaaaatTTTTCAATCCCAATCCGTCCCTCCATCAGCATTCATCCCAACCCGTCCAGTCCATGCATCCATTCCTCCAGTCCAGTCATCAGATGATtaatttgatgatttttttttttatacccacAGGTTTGAACCTATTGGCTTCCCTGTCTCGGTGCACCTGTATTTTTATGATGACCGTTTCCAGGGTTATCTGGTCAGGCAGGAGGTGCAGAATATGGTGACCAGGTCCCGTGAGATGCTGGAGGTGTGGGCTGTTCCTCAAGCAACACTGCAGCTGGAACACAACCTTCATGAGTTTGAGCGCCTCAAACACCTTGAGGTGAGAAGATCCAGGTTTAAGTGGCCAAAATAATTGTAGAATTGTAGaaagtcaatattttatttttattttttataattacaataaGATACATTTCTGCATTTAGAAAACGGAATGAATATGTTCTGTAGTTCTTTAACTTTGTATATTTTGTGCATGCTGTTTTGTACTAGGTTGGAACTGAGTGGGACCCAAAGGAGCGAATCTTCCGTAACTTCGGCGGAGTGATGGGACCTCTGGATGAGCCGGTGGCAGTTCAGAAGTGGGCTCGTGGACCCAACCTGACAGCCACCATAGTGTGGATTGACCCAGCACTCATAGTAGCAGCCTCCTATGACATCAGCATAGACGTTGAGGCAGAGTTTACGCAATACAAGCCACCCCTTCAGCGCCCCCTCAGGCCTGGAGTTTGGACGGTGCGTGTGCTGCGGTTGTGGCAGCGTGTAGCAGAAGCTCGATTTCTGGTCATGCCTCTGGCCTTCAAGGGACGTGAGCCCCTGCGCACAGGTGAAACATCAACGTGTAatgtcattacaatttaaaataaccattttctattcgAATAAACAtctcttattatcaatgttgaaaacatcctGGTAAATATTCTTCTGGAAACCATGATaaattttttcaagattctttgatgaataaaaagtaacatttatttgaaatggaaatcttttgcaacattgtaAATGCCTCtattgccacttttgatcaatttaatgcatccatgctacATAAAAATaggaatttataaaaaatgtaattgtacagaccccaaactttggaacagtattttatctatatatttagattttatttaaatattgaattatatcaaataatataatattataagcaacattgttactagtggataATGTTTCATAAAATTTCATAAATTATCAACATTTTGATGTAAACAATATGTATTGTCATATTGGttcttataaatgattaaatattcttcCTCGTgttttagtagaaaaaaaaaagattaaaaaacatccACTTGCtatattacaaatttatttttgcatCACATATCAGTTACTCTGATTGTATGAAATTTtagaataaatatctaaatgttgTAGATATAGATGTATCGTGTTTAAGAATGCATTTAAGACTATTGAAGATTATTGCTTCCTGTTTTATTCTGAATGCAAATAAATATCCACAGGCTGCTGACCTTTATCTGTCTGACTGTATgcccttctcttctcttctccagaAGACCACGGCTGGGTGCACGCGGGTCCTCCAGGTAACGTGTATTTGGAGCAAAGCTTCCAGCAGCTCGCCCAAGTGTTGAAGCTGCCACCCAGCGAGCCTGCCCTGCAGGAGGCGCAGAAGAAGACCTCTCTGGTGGGGAAGCCACTGGAGGCCTGGGTGGACAGCTCTGTGGGGGCTTTCTGGGTCACGGGAGACATTTGCTCAGAGCAGACCTCCTCCTGTCACATCATAGGACTCTGCACCAAGACCTCTTGGAGTTCCTTGTCCCCTGACCCCAAATCAGAACTGGGGCCAG
This region includes:
- the LOC127944938 gene encoding xylosyltransferase 2 isoform X2, whose amino-acid sequence is MVASTRVQKLLRRYKLAIATGLTILLIQGLVVWSLRSLEEGEAERQHRRSKLPDHNGQEKMDPVAVERQNALSGANHGQARQRQDQPAVTTIIRRGSRWRNKPSLKDKSLGGPKVGVGVEKAAHYDPSSSRNFSESQAGEMTKIHLVAPGEPGSVEGAPQVPSSDFVPKCEISGKDALSALHRAGSRQCRQEIANIVCQHQEGQLMPQSLPQFCPQHVISSAIQHTDFANIDLSKVENPVRVVFMLVVHGRAVRQLKRLLKAIYHKDHFYYIHVDKRSNYMHREVLQIAELYPNVRATPWRMVTIWGGASLLKAYLRSMHDLLSMLDWNWDFFINLSATDFPTRTNNELVAFLSQNRDKNFLKSHGRENARFIKKQGLDRLFHECDNHMWRLGERTIPEGLEVSGGSDWFSLTHKFVEYVVNSQDELVTGLKLFYTYALLPAESFFHTVLGNSHMCDTLVDNNLRVTNWNRKLGCKCQYKHIVDWCGCSPNDFKPSDLIRIQQLTRPTFFARKFESTVNQEAIEILDNHLYGQYPPGTVALKAYWESLFEQADGVSSLNDVALTAYSSFFRLGLHKQETTQSSSETCRFEPIGFPVSVHLYFYDDRFQGYLVRQEVQNMVTRSREMLEVWAVPQATLQLEHNLHEFERLKHLEVGTEWDPKERIFRNFGGVMGPLDEPVAVQKWARGPNLTATIVWIDPALIVAASYDISIDVEAEFTQYKPPLQRPLRPGVWTVRVLRLWQRVAEARFLVMPLAFKGREPLRTDHGWVHAGPPGNVYLEQSFQQLAQVLKLPPSEPALQEAQKKTSLVGKPLEAWVDSSVGAFWVTGDICSEQTSSCHIIGLCTKTSWSSLSPDPKSELGPVKKDGRIR
- the LOC127944938 gene encoding xylosyltransferase 2 isoform X1, which produces MVASTRVQKLLRRYKLAIATGLTILLIQGLVVWSLRSLEEGEAERQHRRSKLPDHNGQEKMDPVAVERQNALSGANHGQARQRQDQPAVTTIIRRGSRWRNKPSLKDKSLGGPKVGVGVEKAAHYDPSSSRNFSESQAGEMTKIHLVAPGEPGSVEGAPQVPSSDFVPKCEISGKDALSALHRAGSRQCRQEIANIVCQHQEGQLMPQSLPQFCPQHVISSAIQHTDFANIDLSKVENPVRVVFMLVVHGRAVRQLKRLLKAIYHKDHFYYIHVDKRSNYMHREVLQIAELYPNVRATPWRMVTIWGGASLLKAYLRSMHDLLSMLDWNWDFFINLSATDFPTRTNNELVAFLSQNRDKNFLKSHGRENARFIKKQGLDRLFHECDNHMWRLGERTIPEGLEVSGGSDWFSLTHKFVEYVVNSQDELVTGLKLFYTYALLPAESFFHTVLGNSHMCDTLVDNNLRVTNWNRKLGCKCQYKHIVDWCGCSPNDFKPSDLIRIQQLTRPTFFARKFESTVNQEAIEILDNHLYGQYPPGTVALKAYWESLFEQADGVSSLNDVALTAYSSFFRLGLHKQETTQSSSETCRFEPIGFPVSVHLYFYDDRFQGYLVRQEVQNMVTRSREMLEVWAVPQATLQLEHNLHEFERLKHLEVGTEWDPKERIFRNFGGVMGPLDEPVAVQKWARGPNLTATIVWIDPALIVAASYDISIDVEAEFTQYKPPLQRPLRPGVWTVRVLRLWQRVAEARFLVMPLAFKGREPLRTEDHGWVHAGPPGNVYLEQSFQQLAQVLKLPPSEPALQEAQKKTSLVGKPLEAWVDSSVGAFWVTGDICSEQTSSCHIIGLCTKTSWSSLSPDPKSELGPVKKDGRIR